Proteins from a single region of Theobroma cacao cultivar B97-61/B2 chromosome 10, Criollo_cocoa_genome_V2, whole genome shotgun sequence:
- the LOC18587074 gene encoding uncharacterized protein LOC18587074: protein MACASQAMISANSCAFTSPKLFKKCYELNNKTSFFTVRASSDDSDDCNEEECAPDKEVGKVSVEWLAGDKTKVVGTYPPRRRGWTGYVEKDTAGQTNIYSVEPAVYIAESAISSGVAGSSADGAKSTLAINAGIALVFVAAASAVVLQVGRNSPQVKTAEYTGPALSYYINKFKPPEIIQATAPSLTESPSSVLPESSAPEVSQVEVQSALPPESSSPSTNS, encoded by the exons ATGGCATGTGCATCACAGGCAATGATATCAGCCAACAGTTGTGCGTTCACTTCACCAAAATTGTTTAAGAAATGCTACGAACTCAACAACAAGACAAGCTTCTTCACTGTTAGAGCTTCCTCTGATGATTCTGATGACTGTAATGAAGAAGAATGTGCTCCTGATAAGGAG GTTGGGAAGGTGAGTGTGGAATGGTTGGCAGGGGACAAGACCAAAGTGGTTGGGACATATCCACCTCGCAGAAGGGGTTGGACTGGCTATGTTGAGAAGGACACTGCTGGGCAGACCAATATCTATTCAGTTGAG CCTGCAGTTTATATAGCAGAAAGTGCAATAAGCTCAGGAGTTGCAGGTTCTTCTGCCGATGGAGCCAAGAGTACATTAGCCATCAATGCAGGAATTGCCCTTGTCTTTGTTGCTGCAGCTTCAGCTGTAGTCCTCCAAGTTGGCAGGAATTCACCTCAGGTTAAGACGGCTGAATATACAGGGCCGGCACTTAGTTACTACATAAACAAGTTTAAGCCACCGGAAATTATCCAGGCTACGGCTCCAAGTCTGACTGAATCTCCCTCATCCGTGCTACCGGAAAGCTCTGCTCCTGAAGTTTCACAGGTTGAGGTTCAATCCGCACTTCCACCAGAATCTTCTAGTCCGAGCACTAATTCATAG